In one window of Pristiophorus japonicus isolate sPriJap1 chromosome 9, sPriJap1.hap1, whole genome shotgun sequence DNA:
- the LOC139273986 gene encoding zinc finger protein 664-like, whose product MESDTVNSETRVLNLRKGNFGELETHRRIHTGERPFICSNCGKGFTQPFHLLTHQRVHTGERPFTCSDCGNRFTYSSDLLAHQLVHTGARPFTCSDCGKRFTRSSHLRTHQRVHTGERSFSCSGCGNGFTALSYLLTQQRVRTVERPFQSSACEKSFKSKQHLLIH is encoded by the exons atggagagtgacacagttaattcagagactagggtcctgaacttaaggaaaggtaacttcggtgaa ctggaaacacatcgccgaattcatactggggagaggccgttcatctgctccaactgtgggaaaggattcactcagccattccacttgctgacacaccagcgagttcacaccggggagaggccgttcacctgctcagactgTGGGAACAGATTCACTTATTCAtctgacctgctggcacaccagctagTTCACACCGGGgcaaggccattcacttgctccgactgtgggaagagattcactcggtcatcccacctacggacacaccagcgagttcacactggggagaggtcgttcagctgctccgggtgtgggaatggattcactgcattatcctacctgctgacacaGCAGCGAGTTCGCACTGTGGAGAGACCGTTTCAAAGTTCTGCCTGTGAGAaaagttttaaaagcaaacagcaccTCCTGATACactag